Part of the Limanda limanda chromosome 23, fLimLim1.1, whole genome shotgun sequence genome is shown below.
GACCACTGATGTCTTGACTCATCTCTCCATAggcagaaaggaggagagatgaggggagGAGCAAGGGGATGGAGGTGTAGGAGaggctatatatatattctggaGTCTGAATCCTCCCAGTCCAACCTCCTGTTCAGCGCTTGGCTGAACCTGATGGAACGTGAGAGACGGAGGGGAGATGCCGACGCCGCTCTTTAAGGTTTCCCCATGGTGGTGGGGGGAGGGCCAGGGTGGTTGGGTGAAGTGGGGGTTTGGGGTTACCAGCTGTCTTTCCAGCTCTGGCGCCAATCATGGCTGGGAGGCTTTGGTTGCGCCTCAGGCCGTCCAATAAGCTCCCTCCGCCTGCCGACACAAAAGTGGAAGAATCCTGGCGGAGCACCGAGGCGTCAGACTCAGAGCCGTGGAGCACCTTCGTGAATCCCATCCGCCGCAGCCTCTCCACCAGTCCTACGTTGACTGGGTCGGGCCTGGCTCGGCCTGGTGGGACAATGGCTGGGGTGTTCTGGGAGGGGCTCGGTAGGTCGGGATGAGGGGCGCGGCCCAGATTAAGCCCATAAACGTCCTGGAGAAAGAGCTCTGCCGGTCGCGAGGCAAGGAAATTGTCAGCGGGGTGCTGGCGAGATTCTGAGGGCACAGGAGGGTGACAAGGCGAGTGGGAGGGGGAGTTGGCTGGCGTGATTGGGAGGAAACGGAAGAGGGGCTGCCTGGGTGTGCTTTTCGCCGATGAAGGTGGGGTGTCAGTGGACACTTGTGCAGAAATGCCCCTCTCCAGGACCAGCTTGGCCAGGCTGCAGGTAGACGCTGGGGGGCGTCGAGGGGGGAAGGAGTCGCCCAGGCTCAGTCTGCAGGGGGTCACAGGGGTACTGGGACCTGTCCTCATGGAGCTCGGAGTGTTGGCCATGACACACGACTGAGAACTGAcaagcacagacagacacagacagattttGTTATTATCGTTTACCAAACCCCTCAATTCCTTAATTTCTTGTCTTTAACAATATTATGACTAAAAAGCTGAAATCCCATTAAGAGTTTCTTCATCTTCCATCCCAGACTTACCTTGGGGTGACTTGTGTGACGTCACTGGGGTGCAGGATGCGGCAGGTCGTGAAGGTGTaggtggagaaggtggagcTCTGACACTTTCCTGGATTTTGGACTGAACACACAGCAAATGACCCATGAGCACATTAGACTGTAGGATGCCACGTCAACACATAAACATTCAGTGTTCACTACCTGACTACTACTTGACTTACCAGAGCAAGATGCTGTCGTTGATATTAAGTTGCAGATCTGACTCTGTGATTGGACCGTTGCTGTAGAGGTTGTTGGAATGGGCTGAGATGAATGGCTGGATGTGGCAGTGACATGAAGTGCAGGTGTCAGACAAATGTCCGACTGCACCAAGGAGGACGATGTCGCCATTGTGGGGGAGAGAGGtgggacaggaagaggagacaccGAACGCTTtctgtccttcctctcctcagGCGTAGATGTGTAGCGCACCTTGAAGGTGATGCCGCCgtcgtcttcctcctcatcctccacttccTTACCCCGCTCGGCTGCCCCCTTCTCAAGGACGCTTTTCCCTCTGTGctcttcgtcctcctcatcctcctccatgtcagacAGGCGGTAGACAGCATCCTGAGTCAGCGGCCGGAAACCCTTCGTCACTACGCCCGGGTGGGGGTCCAGGATGGTGGCCAGGTGTGGTTGGGCCAGCTGCTGCCAGTGATGGAGCGTCAGTGAACCTGAAAACCAGACAGATGGGAttgaaaacacttttctttctttgccttTGAAAGCACCAACAACCAATCCGGCAAATTCCAAATACCTTCCATGGGTTTGACGATCTGAAGCTTTTCAGGGAGGAAGGTCCTAAAAATACAGGAGCTGAATGAGAGCTCTGACAGGTTGGAGTAGGATGAGTGCATGCTGCCCGtctgtgagctgcagcagctgccctCTACATCTGCCTCCGCCCCTGCCATGGACTTCAGCTTCTTCTCGCGCTCTGTATGGAAGAACTGACGCTCAGACAGGAAGTTATGTCGCCGCAGCGACAGACGGTGGAGGGCTCTGTTGAGGTCGTTTCCACCAGGAGAGCCGGGCTGCCCTATTCGCACCTCCTCCCTGCAGACATAGACACATTTAATGAGCTCAAAGGGTCCAAAATGAATCCTTTAGGCAAAAAGCATGAAAGGAAGTATATATCTTTGTAAAGTACCCCTGATTGGACTGGAAAGGCTGTGCAGTCATCACCAGAGAGCTCTGTCCTGAGCCAGGGATTGGAGGAGTGGCTGAAGCTGGCCGCGATGGCACGATGTTGACCGAGCGGACTGTTTGGAAGACTCGCTTCTGGGATATCCTGCAGCGACAAGATGTCAAAAGGTCAGAAACAAAGGCCACAAATGATCAATTTACTCTTGACTGCTTCACCAgttttctttcctgtttctTCCTGACACAACATCAAACACTCCGAGTCTGAAACTTGAGTCCTCTTGATTCTGAAGTGTAGTGTTTGGGTTTTTCTAACCTTTGGTCCTCGACGGCAGTTTCTTCGTCCACACTCAGCTCTCTCCTCATGGTGCCCTCGATCTCTGCCGCCAGGGAgtcctacaaacacacacacatttaaagatgaCTTTCTCCATTTGGTCAAAGGCTAATTGCATCAAAGTTGAACATCTGAATATTTTTTGCTAGATGTCTCCCACACTTTCTGGGCCGCTGACACCAACTGTCAAACAGTGTAATGGCAAAAAACTGGCGGTAGGAATGGTTATTGTGTGGTTATTGTGTTCCTTGTTTCTTTGTGGTCAAAGATCAACTTTCTCCATTTGTGttcaaaaactcaaaatgttattcTACTCTCTCACCATGGGGTAGAGGCCGTAAGACAGGTGCCTTCGCATTCCAGTAGAGGGCGTGTTTTTATTGCGAAGGTCCCTGATCTCCTCCTGAGACTCATGAAGCATCTCAACGCACTCGACGTTCGTCTCTGCCAACTCGTTCAGCTGAAGtggacatgaaaacacacaaaaacacacacaagcacacacacacacagacaagcagcagtgcttaaattaatttatttttgtatgcaACAActtaaaaagcaaacaaaagaattgaatgtatatgtgtgtgtggatgtgtgggaTGGTACCTCAACTGTGAGCTGTCTCTGAGCTTCTTTGGAGGCCTGCAGGTggatcctcagctcctctttctCCAACGCCAGCtacagagaaaacaacacaacactggcaTTTAAACAGATACACAGACCCTCTTTGTTACACACAATAAAATCcttcacaacaaaaacagttttgaTTCTATTCAAAGACCCACAACCACTTAAATTTGgcttaaaagaaacaaatcttTAGGACAGAAGATATTAATGAGATTTATCGGCTATGAAACTGGAGAGCTGAAATTACATCCAGTTGACTTGTTATCTATGCATTTACAGCCCTGactcctcacctccttcactctgtgctgcagctccactatctgagagagcagctgagcGATCTCCTCCTGGTGTCTGACCAGCTCCATGTTCTTCTGAGACAAGTCATCTGTCAGAGACACCATCTGGCTGTTGGACTCACCTGgcaacaaacatgcacacaaaccaacacCAGTTAAAAAGAGTATTTCACACTTTACGATGTgcctttctgtgtttgtgcacatctGTATGTTTTTCACTCACGGAGCTCCTTGACACAGTCGCTCACAAGttgctgctccttctcctcataCGTGATAGTATCTGTCTTCAGCTGACATGCCTGGAGTGGGGACAgtacaaaaaaactgttagaaGCAAAAGCAACAAATTCATGATCGATAAACCATTGAACATTTCTTCAGTCAGCACACTTAGAAATCAGGACATTACAGAAACACTTCATATATCGATCAAAGCACTAATCTGAATCTACTTCCTCTTACACTGTGACATCTGTTTTAATTCAGATATATGGTGTGCAAAATTGAATCAAACtttgtaaatatttcatttattgctgctcaaaatgtgtttatatattttttaccaCTTCCCATTTCACTTCCcatttattatatttctgtTCCGCTGATTCACAGGTTCCACTGTGTACGCCTCGTACCTCAGACCTCAGCgccaggttctcctcctccaggtcctgCAGTTTGCTCTGCAGAGACTCCAGCTGGCTGAGTGCAACTGCGGCGACAGATCCCCCCAGGTTGGGTTGTAGCAGTGGAGTAGACACGCTGGAGTCGGTCTCGCTCTCCTCCGAGGCGCTGGCCACCATCCGCAGCAACTCATCCTTCTTACTGAGCTCATGCTGCAGCTGATGAACCTGGCCAGTGAGGAACGTTTTTCGTAGGAGTGGTTAGTCTTTTATGATCTATAGACAAACGGCCTTTCTTTTTTGTGACTATAATTGAAAGAGATTTGAAAAAGGGCTGGCTAAGCTACCTGGTCCACGGCCTGTGATAGCTGCTCCTCTACGGCCTCATTGCGTTCCTGCAGCAGGTGGTTCCTCTGCAGGAGGGACTGGCCGATCCGAGCTGCAAGCTCCAAGTCTCTGTCCCGCTGTCCAATGAGAACACACATACCACAGGGTTAATCAGCCAATAAGTTTCCTAGTAGAAAAAACACCAAGTAAAGTAAAGGGACGCCTACCTCGGCCAAAAGGTGAGTGACCACTTCAATGTCATTGTAGGTTTTGGTCATCTGCTCCACACGATCGGCACTGAGAACTGGCCAAGAATATTTTTTAAGGACACAGATacaacatacatgcacacacactctagcATGCACATTGTGGCATGTGCATGCACATTGTGCATTCAAACTAATGGACCCACTTCTGTAGCTACCAGCTTTACTTACCACCTAATAAATAGTTCTGAACACTAGCAACGTGAGCATTGGCTCAATCTAGCAACAGCTGCCAGTCATTAAATTATGTGGTTAAGCTGTTCGTGAAGCATTctgctgaaacacaactgaTGCTATGGATATTAATTTGTGGGATCCACAACATGGGGATGTGGTCGCTTGTGGTCAGATTGAATTTAAGAGTCTCAGTAGCCGTACACACACGTAAATAGACCACAAACACAATACACTGCTACATTACTACAAGCTGTCTACAGTGACGTACACTACATAGATGTCTGCTGTCATCTACATGCATACAGCAGAGAGGGGCTCCAGCTTTGTGGCTCTGGAGTGGTTCCAGATCCAAGTGTAATTACATCTGCCTGAACCCAACTGAAGACCAAAGCCCCTCTCTCACTCTGGAGCTAAGTGGGGATGTTGCAAAGCAGAACaggcggagagagggagagagatataCCTTTGGAGAGGCTCTGAGAGCCGGGATGGGAATAAGAGGAAGGCTCCAAAGCAAGATACGCTAGTGAGAaatagaagagagagaaaaggggagggGGGTCAAAAAGGTTTAGAAGCAACCAGCAAAGAAGTAAGCGAGAgaagtgaggagcagagagtGAAAGCTAAAGCTTCAATAAACCAGCTTCATGTAGAAACATTAGAGTCAGGGAATCTACACATCAGTTAGTTTGGAGCCGCTCTCAGCACCTGAGTGGGTGTCACCAGGGCTGCACCGCTCCCACTTCCACCTGCGCAAAGAAGAAGTGTCATCTCTCATCACTGAACCATCTGCCTGGATTTAACAGGGGAAGCAACGCGCCTCACACTACAGCTGTGATTTGAGGAGAAGATCAGCATATCCTGAACATATTTAACCAAACATTAAAAGCtacaataaaaagaaatgaaatgtgCTACTTCCTTGATGCATAATGAATTTGATCAACAAAGATTCACAAGAAAATCAACGCTGCAGCTAACAAAGATTACTGAAGAAAaatagtaaaagaaaaaaatcaactatatttaatttgtgtaaGGTTTTTTTCTAACTAAATTACAACATTATTCTTAAAATATCAGATTTGATTCCTATCCAATATGGCCCTTACACTCCATCTTTACTAAACGTTAAATTAGGACTTAAGTACAGCTATTAAGTCTTAACCTGTAATCGCCTGTGACCTCACTAAAGATAAAAATACCACTTTTCCtctataaaatgttttcataacagattttctctctctccttaatTTTGCTCCGTAGATGTAGCTTTAACTTctctaataaaaacaatatcacTTTCACTCTCATGGATTAAACATAAATGGAACGCCGAGGCA
Proteins encoded:
- the trak2 gene encoding trafficking kinesin-binding protein 2, with the protein product MFEVKPRAVEKKESSTETDEGLGSSGRHYGSGSVGSGSAGSVYLSDSQDWVISPSCSPDEGSGQINAISPMLAEETFRYMILSADRVEQMTKTYNDIEVVTHLLAERDRDLELAARIGQSLLQRNHLLQERNEAVEEQLSQAVDQVHQLQHELSKKDELLRMVASASEESETDSSVSTPLLQPNLGGSVAAVALSQLESLQSKLQDLEEENLALRSEACQLKTDTITYEEKEQQLVSDCVKELRESNSQMVSLTDDLSQKNMELVRHQEEIAQLLSQIVELQHRVKELALEKEELRIHLQASKEAQRQLTVELNELAETNVECVEMLHESQEEIRDLRNKNTPSTGMRRHLSYGLYPMDSLAAEIEGTMRRELSVDEETAVEDQRISQKRVFQTVRSVNIVPSRPASATPPIPGSGQSSLVMTAQPFQSNQGEEVRIGQPGSPGGNDLNRALHRLSLRRHNFLSERQFFHTEREKKLKSMAGAEADVEGSCCSSQTGSMHSSYSNLSELSFSSCIFRTFLPEKLQIVKPMEGSLTLHHWQQLAQPHLATILDPHPGVVTKGFRPLTQDAVYRLSDMEEDEEDEEHRGKSVLEKGAAERGKEVEDEEEDDGGITFKVRYTSTPEERKDRKRSVSPLPVPPLSPTMATSSSLVQSDICLTPALHVTATSSHSSQPIPTTSTATVQSQSQICNLISTTASCSVQNPGKCQSSTFSTYTFTTCRILHPSDVTQVTPSSQSCVMANTPSSMRTGPSTPVTPCRLSLGDSFPPRRPPASTCSLAKLVLERGISAQVSTDTPPSSAKSTPRQPLFRFLPITPANSPSHSPCHPPVPSESRQHPADNFLASRPAELFLQDVYGLNLGRAPHPDLPSPSQNTPAIVPPGRARPDPVNVGLVERLRRMGFTKVLHGSESDASVLRQDSSTFVSAGGGSLLDGLRRNQSLPAMIGARAGKTAGNPKPPLHPTTLALPPPPWGNLKERRRHLPSVSHVPSGSAKR